Proteins from a genomic interval of Cottoperca gobio chromosome 8, fCotGob3.1, whole genome shotgun sequence:
- the igfals gene encoding insulin-like growth factor-binding protein complex acid labile subunit — MQTIVILVLWVLGTSLVLPDPDTAGEKVVEEPIPCSKGCTCLYDDYSLELNMYCSTRNLSQAPSDMPPSTHSLWLDGNLFTSLAAASFMDLSNLDFLNLQSGELVTLDPQTFKGLRSLAHIHLERNHIRVLPGTIFQNTPNLASLSLHNNQLTRIEERLFAGLSHMWLLNLGWNSLAVLPETAFHDLQGLRELVLAGNRLAYLQPQLFQNLAELKELDLTGNHIKVIKANVFVKLTKLQKLYLAQNQIVTVVPRAFVGMKSLRWMDLTNNRLTSLHDDTFLGLHSLHVLRLSNNSITGIRPRTFRDLQYLEELRLSYNRIRALGERIFEGLGHLENLELEHNQVQDAQVGSFTGLSHVAVINLSGSCFQSLPDHIFKGLSKLHSLHLDRGCLVRVTAQAFTGLSGLRRLFLQHNNISEVEHQSFVDLVSLLGLDLSFNKLEVLTAPTFSGLKNLEYLLLSNNECQQFLQNGTKQLLPRLRYLDLRDNTLTSMVPDFPESLEKLLLSGNHWKCDCSALPLRNYSLKSPLVIPRQVETHAEGEEPDSTITIYNNITCTSPPRVAGQDLRDIDIEIFNNC; from the coding sequence ATGCAAACCATTGTGATTTTGGTGTTGTGGGTACTGGGAACATCACTGGTGTTGCCAGACCCCGACACAGCTGGAGAGAAAGTGGTTGAAGAGCCTATTCCATGTTCTAAAGGATGCACCTGTCTGTACGATGACTACAGTTTGGAGCTCAACATGTACTGCAGTACTCGTAACCTCTCACAAGCCCCATCTGACATGCCGCCCTCCACTCATTCCCTCTGGCTGGATGGGAACCTGTTCACCTCCCTCGCAGCAGCGTCTTTTATGGATCTTTCTAACCTGGACTTTTTGAATCTGCAGAGTGGCGAGCTGGTGACACTTGACCCTCAGACTTTCAAAGGACTTAGGTCGCTAGCGCACATTCACCTTGAGCGAAATCACATCCGTGTGCTACCAGGTACGATCTTTCAGAATACACCCAACCTTGCTTCACTTAGTCTGCATAACAACCAACTGACTCGTATTGAAGAAAGACTGTTTGCTGGACTCTCACACATGTGGCTTCTCAACCTAGGGTGGAACTCATTAGCAGTTTTACCTGAGACAGCTTTCCATGACCTGCAAGGTCTACGGGAGCTTGTTCTCGCAGGGAACAGACTCGCTTACTTGCAACCACAGCTTTTTCAAAATCTTGCTGAGCTTAAAGAGTTGGATCTGACTGGTAATCACATCAAGGTCATCAAAGCCAATGTGTTTGTTAAACTCACTAAACTACAAAAGCTTTACCTGGCCCAGAATCAGATTGTGACAGTGGTACCCAGAGCCTTTGTGGGCATGAAGTCACTAAGATGGATGGATCTCACAAACAACAGACTGACTTCTCTCCATGACGACACTTTTTTGGGCCTGCACAGTCTCCATGTACTGCGTCTTTCCAACAACTCAATAACTGGAATTAGGCCAAGGACTTTCCGTGATCTGCAGTACTTAGAAGAGCTACGACTCAGCTACAACAGGATCCGAGCCCTGGGGGAAAGGATCTTTGAAGGGCTTGGTCATCTGGAAAACCTAGAGCTAGAGCACAACCAAGTGCAGGATGCACAAGTGGGAAGTTTCACTGGGCTCTCCCATGTGGCTGTCATCAATCTGTCTGGAAGCTGCTTCCAAAGTCTGCCTGACCACATTTTCAAAGGTCTGTCAAAGCTTCACAGCCTTCATCTTGACAGAGGTTGCCTAGTAAGGGTCACGGCGCAAGCTTTCACTGGACTTTCTGGTTTACGGAGGCTTTTCTTGCAGCACAACAACATCTCTGAGGTGGAACACCAGAGCTTTGTGGACCTGGTGAGCCTACTGGGACTGGACTTGAGTTTCAACAAGTTGGAGGTTCTCACAGCCCCTACATTCTCCGGCCTAAAGAATTTGGAGTACTTGCTGTTGTCCAACAATGAATGTCAACAATTTTTGCAGAATGGCACAAAGCAGCTACTCCCAAGGCTGCGCTATCTGGACCTCAGAGATAATACGCTGACAAGCATGGTGCCTGATTTTCCAGAGAGTTTGGAAAAACTTTTGCTGTCTGGTAACCATTGGAAATGTGATTGCAGTGCCCTCCCACTGAGAAACTACAGCTTGAAGAGTCCGTTGGTGATACCTCGACAAGTGGAGACCCACGCAGAGGGTGAAGAGCCCGACTCAACTATCACCATATACAACAACATAACATGCACCAGCCCACCACGTGTAGCTGGTCAGGACCTGCGGGATATTGACATTGAAATCTTCAATAACTGctaa
- the LOC115011745 gene encoding uncharacterized protein C16orf71-like, whose product MDLNHSSCWDSILEKVKPHIPSIDSDSSSSENEEIVTIYQRPAGLSLEVPEHLFSMDDDELEELMKTCWQEESVKLDDDEIVQGAAALQWGTRRSDADVEADACERGIVKVKGAELDVAVKPKVDNIKSDEGFPVLSFARLDKWDLDDVLQHLEEDGLQRVSAEPLETHAGSTQFLLTDGDRDRSQGNIMERLVAFCNSQSSKSMSEPVESPHHIRQKNVCNKSSERMEAELQLTHQESPTVYIDLRCTDPSIKPPRTSTNLSSESKSPARHNNRQTTPPSEEANLKVHDASQTGDREVTGKSMLLQKIREMNRNGKKYPDKYTDPQYSVSENEAEELEEKPHHLSGVLAWLEPELTGGENI is encoded by the exons ATGGACCTGAATCATTCGTCGTGTTGGGATTCAATTCTGGAGAAGGTGAAACCACATATACCGTCCATCGACTCCGATTCTTCATCA TCCGAGAATGAAGAGATTGTCACCATATATCAAAGACCAGCTGGTCTTTCCCTGGAGGTCCCTGAACACCTCTTTTCAATGGATGATGATGAACTAGAG GAGCTGATGAAAACATGCTGGCAGGAAGAGAGTGTAAAGTTGGATGATGATGAAATTGTACAGGGGGCTGCTGCACTTCAGTGGGGTACACGCCGCTCTGATGCTGATGTTGAG GCAGATGCTTGTGAGAGAGGTATTGTGAAGGTGAAAGGAGCCGAGCTGGATGTCGCCGTAAAACCAAAAGTGGACAACATAAAATCTGATGAGGGTTTTCCTGTTCTCTCATTTGCG AGGCTTGACAAGTGGGATTTGGATGATGTCCTTCAACATCTGGAAGAGGATGGGCTGCAACGTGTGTCAGCTGAACCTTTGGAAACACATGCAG GTTCAACACAATTCTTGTTGACAGACGGTGACAGGGACAGGTCACAGGGGAATATAATGGAGAGACTAGTTGCTTTCTGTAACAGCCAGTCATCTAAGTCTATGTCAGAGCCCGTGGAAAGCCCACACCACATTAG ACAGAAAAACGTGTGCAACAAATCATCGGAGAGGATGGAAGCCGAGCTGCAGCTGACCCACCAGGAAAGCCCCACAGTGTATATTGACCTGCGCTGCACTGATCCTTCAATAAAACCACCAAGAACATCCACAAATCTCTCATCAGAGTCTAAATCTCCAGCCAGACACAACAATCGCCAGACAACACCACCTTCAGAGGAAGCCAATCTTAAAGTGCATGATGCATCACAGACGGGGGACAG GGAAGTGACTGGCAAGAGTATGTTGCTTCAGAAAATCAGGGAAATGAATCGAAATGGGAAAAAATATCCCGATAAATATACAGATCCTCAATATTCAGTATCGGAGAATGAAGCAGAAGAACTGGAAGAGAAGCCACACCACCTGTCGGGAG TCCTGGCGTGGTTGGAGCCAGAGCTCACGGGAGGAGAAAACATCTGA
- the LOC115011746 gene encoding uncharacterized protein LOC115011746 translates to MLYRFSRELMRPASLFLPLLFAAFMPTKGFSVRGLQRLRLQSDGAAVLGLSNLQAPVFCSSHTLTPGQGQLELPSHCLVLLLRKENAVHHSVSLSAALMRELKAEKLLGCLPPRPDGVHPVEPSFCFHTAPYSSNQFHIFARCMWAVPDPSGVILSHQKCPRNSDTEQWAILTLCGKDMSQGLSLLHRVLTGGPEGDVRHAGFELLGLKWLPALTRLQAQELSPYEVGEHLCHDSLESLMFSPALVCALRRADALASLRNLLAHDYPGSLGILMSPTPEVAFRQASLFFFEHEMIADRSAHSLLKFPAHVITKDPQMLLTVGLLKPRTWTHTLAKAVHQLQLSGLTLVGLRVQSTATSLLPAASDPSDWEAHVEATCSSSSLALCLQGEHAVRRLLDVAHSYSGLSGQ, encoded by the exons ATGCTGTACCGGTTCTCCAGAGAACTGATGAGACCTGCCAGCCTGTTCTTGCCCTTGCTGTTCGCGGCCTTCATGCCCACAAA AGGCTTCAGTGTGAGGGGGCTGCAGAGGCTGCGGCTGCAGAGCGATGGAGCTGCTGTCCTTGGCCTCTCCAACCTGCAG GCACCTGTATTCTGCAGTTCACATACTCTGACCCCGGGTCAGGGTCAGCTGGAGCTGCCCTCCCACTGTCTGGTGTTGTTACTGAGGAAAGAAAATGCAGTGCACCACAGTGTTAGTCTGTCAGCAG CCCTAATGAGAGAACTTAAGGCAGAAAAGCTTCTGGGTTGCCTCCCCCCCAGACCTGACGGTGTTCACCCAGTAGAGCCCAGCTTCTGCTTCCACACTGCGCCTTACAGCAGCAACCAGTTCCATATCTTTG CTCGGTGTATGTGGGCAGTGCCAGATCCTTCCGGTGTGATCCTGTCCCATCAGAAGTGTCCACGCAACTCAGACACAGAGCAGTGGGCGATTTTGACCTTGTGTGGGAAGGACATGAGCCAAGGCCTGAGCCTCCTACACAGAGTGCTGACAGGAGGGCCAGAAG GCGATGTCCGACATGCAGGATTCGAGCTGCTCGGCCTGAAGTGGCTGCCTGCGTTGACTCGACTTCAGGCTCAGGAACTGAGTCCATACGAGGTGGGAGAGCATCTCTGCCACGACAGCCTGGAGAGTCTGATGTTCTCTCCCGCCCTCGTGTGTGCTCTGAGACGGGCGGATGCTTTGGCTTCCCTGAGGAATCTCCTAGCACACGATTACCCCGGGAGCCTCGGCATCCTGATGTCACCGACACCTGAAGTGGCTTTCAGACAGgcctcccttttcttcttcgaGCATGAGATGATCGCTG accGCAGCGCACACTCACTTCTGAAGTTTCCTGCCCATGTTATTACTAAAG ATCCACAGATGCTGCTCACTGTGGGCCTCCTCAAGCCAAGAACCTGGACTCACACTCTGGCCAAAGCCGTCCACCAACTGCAGCTGAGTGGCCTCACGTTGGTGGGCCTGCGTGTCCAAAGCACAGCGACCTCACTGCTGCCTGCAGCAAGT GATCCCTCAGACTGGGAGGCTCACGTGGAGGCCACGTGCTCCAGCTCCTCACTGGCTCTCTGCCTCCAGGGGGAGCATGCTGTGAGGAGGCTGCTGGATGTGGCTCATTCATACAGTGGCCTCTCTGGTCAGTGA
- the unkl gene encoding putative E3 ubiquitin-protein ligase UNKL isoform X1 produces MPSVSKTAANASPQTEKPTHYTYLKEFRTEQCPLFLQHKCTQHRPFTCFHWHFLNQRRRRPIRRRDGTFNYSPDVYCTKYDETTGICPDGDDCPYLHRTTGDTERKYHLRYYKTGTCIHETDARGHCVKNGLHCAFAHGPHDLRPPVYDIREIQAQEALQNGQLGSGEGIPDLQPGVLASQAMIEKTLTEDPRWQDTNFVLANYKTDQCTKPPRLCRQGYACPHYHNSRDRRRNPRKFKYRSTPCPNVKHGDEWGEPSKCDSGDSCQYCHSRTEQQFHPEIYKSTKCNDMRQTGYCPRGPFCAFAHVERIPSTEETMSSLLTVIQSSSQSQLGSQQYSECPLGEWNSGGSATSSNGQAGSVSCSNSSTVTPSSGSDTLLSPVGSVCRPKSLTNSSLCSESTSSSVSSLTSNYPKAPGFEREDQIKNKGQVDQKLMDQEKQTQNTVFSAVNPLASSFTSSITSSLASSIGSDSSSPTTLSTMNAKATPFYPGSNTVESVIGSALDLNFCDINVASLEKELEEQDDSVGLTSQRAVGGSAPVNIPGSLARSSSFNSSSSLSTSPLSSLSQSLSQSLLAASISQHNQPSNMLAKQEHGLLGTSSSQNSLGLNGGASSIWDFVSGSFSPSPSPVFSSLTSTTSSADLARLFRDLDEAKRKIKQWEEAWHQVKQACEACQKDAHEAKEQAKTAEAERQLAEQKWEETQRKLKELQGDFDVLCRTPGTPLLRSYGELDELPLSKLHSLQSQLRNDLDLIDGVIYQLQSKKCIVCQKHDRCIVLQPCQHYVLCENCVLSKTECPYCRTKILKW; encoded by the exons ATGCCGTCGGTTTCGAAAACGGCGGCCAATGCGTCTCCTCAAACCGAGAAACCTACCCACTATAC ATACTTGAAGGAGTTCAGGACAGAGCAGTGCCCGTTGTTCCTCCAGCACAAGTGCACGCAGCACAGACCCTTTACGTGCTTTCATTGGCATTTTCTCAACCAGCGAAGAAGAAGACCCATCCGAAGAAGAGACGGAACTTTTAACTACAGCCCCGACGTGTACTGCACGAAATACGACGAGACCACAGGCATCTGCCCGGATGGAGATGA CTGTCCTTATTTGCACCGGACCACTGGTGACACGGAGCGCAAGTACCATCTACGCTATTACAAGACTGGCACTTGTATCCATGAGACAGATGCTCGAGGGCATTGTGTGAAGAATGGCCTCCACTGTGCTTTTGCTCACGGGCCACATGATCTCCGACCTCCAGTCTATGATATCAG AGAGATTCAAGCACAAGAGGCCCTTCAAAACGGACAGCTGGGATCTGGGGAAGGTATTCCTGATCTGCAGCCGGGTGTGTTAGCCAGCCAAGCCATGATTGAGAAAACTCTGACAGAAGACCCCCGATGGCAAG ATACCAACTtcgttttagccaactataaaACGGATCAGTGCACTAAGCCCCCGAGACTATGCAGACAGGGCTACGCTTGCCCCCACTACCACAACAGTAGAGATCGAAGACGAAATCCAAGAAAGTTCAAGTACAG GTCAACTCCGTGTCCCAATGTGAAACATGGGGATGAATGGGGCGAACCCTCAAAGTGCGACAGTGGAGACAGCTGCCAGTACTGTCACTCTCGCACTGAACAGCAGTTTCACCCGGAG ATCTACAAATCTACCAAATGCAATGATATGAGACAAACTGGATACTGTCCCAGAGGACCGTTTTGTGCATTTGCACATGTAGAAA GAATCCCCTCCACGGAGGAGACGATGAGCTCGTTGCTGACGGTGATTCAGTCCAGTTCACAGTCCCAGCTGGGCTCTCAGCAGTATTCAGAGTGTCCGCTCGGCGAGTGGAACAGCGGAGGCAGCGCCACCAGCAGCAACGGACAAGCAGGAAGT GTTTCATGTTCTAATAGCTCAACTGTAACTCCGAGCTCAGGAAGCGACACTTTGTTATCCCCAGTGGGATCCGTGTGCAGGCCCAAATCCTTAACTAATAGTAGTTTATGTTCAGAGTCCACCTCATCCAGCGTCTCATCTCTGACGTCTAACTATCCCAAAGCTCCGGGCTTTGAACGAGAGGATCAG ATTAAGAACAAGGGGCAGGTGGATCAGAAACTGATGGACCAAGAAAAACAG ACACAAAATACAGTTTTCTCTGCGGTGAACCCTTTGGCATCCAGCTTTACCTCCAGTATAACATCCAGCTTGGCCTCTAGTATTGGCTCAGATAGTTCTTCACCCACCACCTTATCAACAATGAATGCAAAAGCCACTCCTTTCTATCCAGGGAGCAACACAGTGGAGTCAGTCATAG GATCCGCTCTGGACCTCAACTTCTGTGACATTAATGTTGCGTCTCTGGAGAAGGAGCTCGAGGAGCAAGACGACAGTGTGGGGTTGACGA GTCAAAGGGCAGTCGGGGGATCTGCACCCGTTAACATTCCCGGCTCCCTCGCGCGCTCGTCCTCGTTTAATTCCTCGTCATCGCTCTCCACCTCCCCGCTGAGCTCCCTCTCCCAGTCGCTGTCGCAGTCCCTGCTGGCTGCCTCCATATCGCAGCACAATCAACCTTCCAACATGTTGGCCAAGCAGGAGCACGGCCTTCTGGGAACCTCCTCGTCCCAGAACTCTTTGG GCTTGAATGGGGGGGCGAGCAGCATTTGGGACTTTGTGAGCGGCAGCTTTTCACCGAGTCCGTCTCCAGTGTTCAGCAGCCTCACCTCCACGACCAGCAGCGCCGATCTGGCCCGCCTCTTCAGAGACCTGGACGAGGCCAAGAGGAAGATCAAACAATGGGAGGAGGCCTGGCATCAGGTCAAACAG GCCTGCGAAGCGTGCCAGAAAGACGCTCATGAAGCGAAGGAACAAGCGAAGACGGCCGAGGCAGAGCGGCAGCTGGCGGAGCAGAAATGGGAGGAAACGCAGCGCAAGCTGAAGGAGCTCCAAGGGGACTTTGACGTGCTCTGTCGCACCCCTGGAACTCCTCTTCTACGTAGCTATGGAGAGCTGGACGAGCTCCCCTTGTCCAAGCTTCACTCCCTCCAGAGTCAGCTGCGTAATGACCTAGACCTTATAGACGGG GTAATATATCAGCTTCAGTCAAAGAAATGTATAGTTTGCCAAAAGCATGATCGTTGCATTGTCCTGCAGCCTTGCCAACATTATGTACTATGTGAGAACTGTGTACTTAGTAAAACAGAATGTCCCTACTGTAGAACAAAAATATTGAAGTGGTGA
- the unkl gene encoding putative E3 ubiquitin-protein ligase UNKL isoform X2, producing MPSVSKTAANASPQTEKPTHYTYLKEFRTEQCPLFLQHKCTQHRPFTCFHWHFLNQRRRRPIRRRDGTFNYSPDVYCTKYDETTGICPDGDDCPYLHRTTGDTERKYHLRYYKTGTCIHETDARGHCVKNGLHCAFAHGPHDLRPPVYDIREIQAQEALQNGQLGSGEGIPDLQPGVLASQAMIEKTLTEDPRWQDTNFVLANYKTDQCTKPPRLCRQGYACPHYHNSRDRRRNPRKFKYRSTPCPNVKHGDEWGEPSKCDSGDSCQYCHSRTEQQFHPEIYKSTKCNDMRQTGYCPRGPFCAFAHVERIPSTEETMSSLLTVIQSSSQSQLGSQQYSECPLGEWNSGGSATSSNGQAGSIKNKGQVDQKLMDQEKQTQNTVFSAVNPLASSFTSSITSSLASSIGSDSSSPTTLSTMNAKATPFYPGSNTVESVIGSALDLNFCDINVASLEKELEEQDDSVGLTSQRAVGGSAPVNIPGSLARSSSFNSSSSLSTSPLSSLSQSLSQSLLAASISQHNQPSNMLAKQEHGLLGTSSSQNSLGLNGGASSIWDFVSGSFSPSPSPVFSSLTSTTSSADLARLFRDLDEAKRKIKQWEEAWHQVKQACEACQKDAHEAKEQAKTAEAERQLAEQKWEETQRKLKELQGDFDVLCRTPGTPLLRSYGELDELPLSKLHSLQSQLRNDLDLIDGVIYQLQSKKCIVCQKHDRCIVLQPCQHYVLCENCVLSKTECPYCRTKILKW from the exons ATGCCGTCGGTTTCGAAAACGGCGGCCAATGCGTCTCCTCAAACCGAGAAACCTACCCACTATAC ATACTTGAAGGAGTTCAGGACAGAGCAGTGCCCGTTGTTCCTCCAGCACAAGTGCACGCAGCACAGACCCTTTACGTGCTTTCATTGGCATTTTCTCAACCAGCGAAGAAGAAGACCCATCCGAAGAAGAGACGGAACTTTTAACTACAGCCCCGACGTGTACTGCACGAAATACGACGAGACCACAGGCATCTGCCCGGATGGAGATGA CTGTCCTTATTTGCACCGGACCACTGGTGACACGGAGCGCAAGTACCATCTACGCTATTACAAGACTGGCACTTGTATCCATGAGACAGATGCTCGAGGGCATTGTGTGAAGAATGGCCTCCACTGTGCTTTTGCTCACGGGCCACATGATCTCCGACCTCCAGTCTATGATATCAG AGAGATTCAAGCACAAGAGGCCCTTCAAAACGGACAGCTGGGATCTGGGGAAGGTATTCCTGATCTGCAGCCGGGTGTGTTAGCCAGCCAAGCCATGATTGAGAAAACTCTGACAGAAGACCCCCGATGGCAAG ATACCAACTtcgttttagccaactataaaACGGATCAGTGCACTAAGCCCCCGAGACTATGCAGACAGGGCTACGCTTGCCCCCACTACCACAACAGTAGAGATCGAAGACGAAATCCAAGAAAGTTCAAGTACAG GTCAACTCCGTGTCCCAATGTGAAACATGGGGATGAATGGGGCGAACCCTCAAAGTGCGACAGTGGAGACAGCTGCCAGTACTGTCACTCTCGCACTGAACAGCAGTTTCACCCGGAG ATCTACAAATCTACCAAATGCAATGATATGAGACAAACTGGATACTGTCCCAGAGGACCGTTTTGTGCATTTGCACATGTAGAAA GAATCCCCTCCACGGAGGAGACGATGAGCTCGTTGCTGACGGTGATTCAGTCCAGTTCACAGTCCCAGCTGGGCTCTCAGCAGTATTCAGAGTGTCCGCTCGGCGAGTGGAACAGCGGAGGCAGCGCCACCAGCAGCAACGGACAAGCAGGAAGT ATTAAGAACAAGGGGCAGGTGGATCAGAAACTGATGGACCAAGAAAAACAG ACACAAAATACAGTTTTCTCTGCGGTGAACCCTTTGGCATCCAGCTTTACCTCCAGTATAACATCCAGCTTGGCCTCTAGTATTGGCTCAGATAGTTCTTCACCCACCACCTTATCAACAATGAATGCAAAAGCCACTCCTTTCTATCCAGGGAGCAACACAGTGGAGTCAGTCATAG GATCCGCTCTGGACCTCAACTTCTGTGACATTAATGTTGCGTCTCTGGAGAAGGAGCTCGAGGAGCAAGACGACAGTGTGGGGTTGACGA GTCAAAGGGCAGTCGGGGGATCTGCACCCGTTAACATTCCCGGCTCCCTCGCGCGCTCGTCCTCGTTTAATTCCTCGTCATCGCTCTCCACCTCCCCGCTGAGCTCCCTCTCCCAGTCGCTGTCGCAGTCCCTGCTGGCTGCCTCCATATCGCAGCACAATCAACCTTCCAACATGTTGGCCAAGCAGGAGCACGGCCTTCTGGGAACCTCCTCGTCCCAGAACTCTTTGG GCTTGAATGGGGGGGCGAGCAGCATTTGGGACTTTGTGAGCGGCAGCTTTTCACCGAGTCCGTCTCCAGTGTTCAGCAGCCTCACCTCCACGACCAGCAGCGCCGATCTGGCCCGCCTCTTCAGAGACCTGGACGAGGCCAAGAGGAAGATCAAACAATGGGAGGAGGCCTGGCATCAGGTCAAACAG GCCTGCGAAGCGTGCCAGAAAGACGCTCATGAAGCGAAGGAACAAGCGAAGACGGCCGAGGCAGAGCGGCAGCTGGCGGAGCAGAAATGGGAGGAAACGCAGCGCAAGCTGAAGGAGCTCCAAGGGGACTTTGACGTGCTCTGTCGCACCCCTGGAACTCCTCTTCTACGTAGCTATGGAGAGCTGGACGAGCTCCCCTTGTCCAAGCTTCACTCCCTCCAGAGTCAGCTGCGTAATGACCTAGACCTTATAGACGGG GTAATATATCAGCTTCAGTCAAAGAAATGTATAGTTTGCCAAAAGCATGATCGTTGCATTGTCCTGCAGCCTTGCCAACATTATGTACTATGTGAGAACTGTGTACTTAGTAAAACAGAATGTCCCTACTGTAGAACAAAAATATTGAAGTGGTGA
- the gper1 gene encoding G-protein coupled estrogen receptor 1, which translates to MWPMIQDSPIAVSMEVQTTSLLWIYVNSTEQLNASYDFNTTEDSNRSYTIGLFLSCLYTILLFPIGFIGNILILVVNLNHREKMTIPDLYFVNLAAADLILVADSLIEVFNLNEKYYDYAVLCTFMSLFLQVNMYSSIFFLTWMSFDRYIALASSISSSPLRTMQHAKLSCGLIWMASILATLLPFTIVQTQHRGEVHFCFANVIEIQWLEVTIGFLVPFSIIGLCYSLIGRILMRSQKHRGLWPRRQKALRMIVVVVLVFFICWLPENVFISIQLLQGTADPSQRTATTLWHDYPLTGHIVNLAAFSNSCLNPIIYSFLGETFRDKLRLFVKRKASWSVVNRFCHHGLDLHLPVRSVVSEV; encoded by the coding sequence ATGTGGCCTATGATTCAAGACAGTCCAATCGCAGTCAGTATGGAAGTGCAGACAACCTCTCTGCTCTGGATATATGTTAACAGTACAGAACAGCTGAACGCTTCATATGACTTTAACACGACTGAAGACTCAAACCGATCTTACACGATCGGCCTCTTCCTGTCCTGCCTCTACACCATTCTCCTCTTTCCTATTGGATTTATCGGCAACATCTTAATCCTGGTGGTGAACCTGAACCACCGAGAGAAGATGACCATCCCCGACCTTTACTTTGTTAACCTGGCTGCAGCCGACCTCATCCTGGTGGCAGATTCCCTCATCGAGGTCTTCAATCTGAATGAGAAATACTACGACTACGCTGTCCTCTGCACCTTCATGTCCCTGTTCCTGCAGGTCAACATGTACAGCAGCATCTTCTTCCTCACGTGGATGAGCTTTGACCGATACATTGCCTTGGCTAGCTCCATTAGCAGCAGCCCGCTGAGGACTATGCAGCACGCCAAGCTCAGCTGCGGCCTCATCTGGATGGCGTCCATCCTGGCCACCCTCCTCCCCTTCACCATCGTGCAGACGCAGCACCGGGGTGAGGTGCACTTCTGCTTCGCCAACGTCATTGAGATACAGTGGCTGGAGGTCACCATTGGCTTTTTGGTGCCCTTCTCCATCATCGGTCTCTGCTACTCTCTGATCGGGAGAATCCTCATGAGGTCGCAGAAGCACCGGGGGCTGTGGCCGCGGCGGCAGAAGGCCCTGCGCATGATCGTGGTGGTGGTTCTGGTGTTCTTCATCTGCTGGCTGCCGGAGAACGTCTTCATCAGcatccagctgctgcagggcaCGGCTGACCCGTCGCAGAGGACTGCTACCACCCTGTGGCATGACTACCCGCTCACAGGTCACATTGTTAACCTGGCAGCGTTCTCCAACAGCTGCCTCAACCCCATTATCTACAGCTTTCTAGGGGAAACCTTCAGGGACAAGCTGCGTCTCTTCGTTAAGCGGAAGGCCAGCTGGTCGGTGGTGAACCGCTTCTGCCACCACGGCCTCGATTTACACCTCCCCGTCAGGAGCGTGGTGTCGGAAGTGTGA